One stretch of Arachis duranensis cultivar V14167 chromosome 1, aradu.V14167.gnm2.J7QH, whole genome shotgun sequence DNA includes these proteins:
- the LOC107474051 gene encoding DEAD-box ATP-dependent RNA helicase 20, with translation MSYVPPHLRNSTTTTTTTTTTTTTAKTSSVTQENNNDNISNNVNHQTKLAFPSYSNSHSHFHSNGTNGTNGINGNANNHNSVSHGSRRSTATPQPSRIFAAPEPVFPHWQPSERVSRMSPDQIEEVRLRLNLDVTIASDSPAAPAPIESFSDMVLSLSLSLSLSLKDIAYHEYTRPTSIQAQAMPIALSGRDLLGCAETGSGKTAAFTIPMIQHCMAQPPIRRGDGPLALVLAPTRELAQQIEKEVKAFSRSLESLKTAIVVGGTNIEKQRSELRAGVEIAVATPGRFIDHLQQGNTSLSRISFVVLDEADRMLDMGFELQIREIMRNLPEKHQTLLFSATMPVEIEALSKEYLANPVQVKVGKVSSPTTNVSQTLVKVSENEKIDRLLDLLVEEASQAEKCGHPFPLTIVFVERKTRCDEIAEALVAQGLSAVSLHGGRSQGEREAALHDFRSSTTNILVATDVASRGLDVTGVSHVINLDLPKTMEDYVHRIGRTGRAGTTGLSTSFYTDRDMFLVANIRKAIADAESGNTVAFATGKVARRKEKEAAAAQKEANIALSKHFGLGPASINIEDKYRFMITTSNIKKVGAADSAWDD, from the exons ATGTCGTATGTGCCTCCACACCTCAGAAACTCAACCACCACAACAAcaaccactaccaccaccaccaccacggCGAAAACCTCCTCCGTAACCCAAGAAAACAACAACGACAATATCAGCAACAATGTTAACCATCAAACTAAGCTCGCATTCCCTTCTTATTCAAACTCACACTCTCACTTTCACTCCAACGGCACCAATGGAACCAATGGAATCAATGGCAACGCCAACAACCACAATTCCGTGTCCCATGGTTCTCGCCGCTCCACCGCCACTCCGCAGCCGTCACGGATTTTCGCAGCTCCCGAGCCAGTTTTCCCTCACTGGCAGCCATCCGAGCGCGTTTCACGCATGAGCCCCGACCAG ATTGAAGAGGTCCGCCTCCGACTTAACCTTGATGTCACTATTGCATCAGACTCTCCAGCTGCTCCTGCACCAATTGAATCATTTAGTGATatggttctctctctctctctctctctctctctctctctcaaggATATTGCATATCATGAATACACCAGGCCAACTTCTATCCAGGCACAGGCCATGCCAATTGCTCTCAGTGGAAGGGATCTACTTGGCTGTGCTGAAACTGGTAGTGGGAAAACTGCAGCTTTCACAATTCCTATGATACAG CATTGCATGGCTCAACCTCCTATTCGGCGTGGTGATGGTCCTCTGGCATTAGTTTTGGCTCCTACTAGAGAACTTGCTCAACAAATAGAGAAAGAG GTTAAAGCTTTTAGCAGATCTCTTGAGTCATTGAAAACTGCCATAGTTGTGGGTGGAACTAACATTGAAAAGCAG AGGTCTGAGCTAAGAGCAGGAGTTGAAATTGCTGTTGCAACCCCTGGAAGATTTATTGATCATTTACAACAAGGCAATACTTCCCTTTCTAGAATTTCTTTTGTTGTTCTAGATGAAGCAGATAGAATGCTTGATATGGGTTTTGAGCTACAGATACGAGAG ATAATGAGAAATCTTCCAGAGAAGCATCAAACACTGCTGTTTAGTGCCACTATGCCTGTGGAGATTGAAGCATTATCAAAG GAATACTTGGCTAATCCTGTACAAGTGAAAGTTGGAAAAGTCAGTAGCCCAACAACAAATGTTTCACAAACACTTGTGAAGGTCTCTGAAAATGAGAAG ATTGATCGACTTCTAGATTTGCTTGTAGAAGAGGCGTCACAGGCTGAAAAATGTGGTCATCCATTTCCACTAACAATAGTGTTTGTTGAAAGAAAG ACGAGATGTGACGAAATTGCTGAAGCACTTGTAGCTCAAGGATTATCTGCAGTTTCTCTTCATGGTGGCCGCAGTCAAGGTGAAAGAGAGGCTGCCCTGCATGATTTTCGGAGTAGCACCACCAACATTTTG GTTGCCACTGATGTTGCATCTCGTGGCTTGGATGTCACAGGAGTGTCGCATGTCATCAATCTAGATCTTCCAAAG ACCATGGAAGATTATGTACATCGGATTGGAAGGACAGGGCGTGCAGGAACAACAGGCCTATCGACTTCATTCTACACTGATCGTGACATG TTCCTCGTTGCAAATATAAGGAAAGCAATTGCTGATGCTGAATCTGGGAACACAGTGGCATTTGCAACTGGaaag GTTGCTagaaggaaggagaaagaaGCAGCAGCTGCACAAAAAGAGGCAAATATTGCTTTATCCAAACACTTTGGATTGGGACCTGCTTCAATTAACATCGAAGATAAATATAGATTTATGATTACTACCTCAAACATTAAAAAGGTAGGCGCAGCTGATAGTGCTTGGGATGATTAG